One genomic segment of Gossypium arboreum isolate Shixiya-1 chromosome 3, ASM2569848v2, whole genome shotgun sequence includes these proteins:
- the LOC108475388 gene encoding wall-associated receptor kinase-like 1 produces the protein MNEWFRVTCKETTDGPKPYISSINLQLLKISFSDNSESTVVVNNSVTYFSCLDKNGETNGVSVNLTDTHFSFSHSFNRFVSIGCGSLATFLRSPKDNYPARGCQQPYCDDSVTSNATCSIDIPTDLRSFAVNMREINPSHSGRRSCGSAFVVDQRYLEIINSDQNDTSNWKLTHVPTTLRWATLKRGICNCSSNNLSSINNEYCWKNLGQSYLCVCTNEDDNNFSTDICQDQPYTCTYYRYCYMLCLDAPGNQCSSSSSCPDGYQYSGVMCEPIKLTEKSKKHQMSTVIIGCSTSLGTLFALLGTWHLYKVLDRRKKLKLKQKYFRRNGGLLLQQQLSRNEGNIEKLRLFGSKELEKATDHYNKNRVLGQGGQGTVYKGMLADGSIVAVKKSKLMEEKIIDKTKLEQFINEVMILSQINHRNVVKLLGCCLETKVPLLVYEFIPNGTLYHFINQPNEEFPIWKMRLRIAIEIANALSYLHSAASIPIYHRDIKSSNILLDDKYKAKVSDFGISRSVALEQTHVTTRVQGTFGYLDPEYFRSSKFTEKSDVYSFGVVLVELITGQKPISSSESKEVVRSLANFFLLSMKENSLLNVVDPMVMNGNAKEEIVAVAKLAKRCLNFKGKKRPTMKQVALELEWIRSSEEANAIQQSADEDSNTDEMTEALGVASFSTIIRKTLMRKEITGETVGEVKPVSNMHQRKEAMANHFDCFIALPGGYGPYGTLEELLEVITWVQLGIHNKPVGLLNIDRYYDNLLAFIDKAVDDEFVKPSERHIIVSTPNAKELIQKLEEYVPVHNGIIAKASWEVEQQQQQVPQ, from the exons atgaatgaatggtttagagTGACTTGTAAGGAAACTACTGATGGGCCAAAACCTTACATAAGTAGCATCAATTTGCAACTACTCAAGATTTCATTTTCCGATAACTCCGAAAGCACTGTTGTCGTGAACAATTCAGTAACTTATTTCAGTTGCCTCGACAAAAATGGAGAAACTAATGGGGTTAGTGTCAACCTAACAGACACCCATTTTTCCTTCTCACATTCTTTCAACAGATTTGTCTCTATAGGTTGCGGCAGTTTAGCTACTTTTCTTCGCAGTCCAAAGGATAATTATCCTGCACGTGGCTGCCAACAACCTTATTGTGATGATTCTGTGACTTCCAATGCTACCTGCTCCATTGATATTCCTACGGATCTAAGATCTTTCGCGGTAAACATGAGAGAGATTAATCCTAGTCATAGCGGCAGACGATCGTGTGGATCTGCTTTTGTTGTCGATCAACGTTATCTTGAGATAATAAATTCAGACCAAAATGACACAAGCAATTGGAAGTTGACGCACGTTCCCACAACACTGCGATGGGCCACACTGAAACGTGGGATTTGTAATTGCAGTTCAAATAATCTTTCAAGCATCAATAATGAATACTGTTGGAAAAACTTGGGCCAAAGCTATCTATGTGTTTGCACAAATGAGGACGACAATAACTTTTCTACTGATATATGCCAAG ATCAACCATATACATGTACTTATTATAGGTATTGTTATATGCTTTGTTTGGATGCTCCTGGCAACCAGTGTTCGTCGTCATCATCATGTCCTGATGGATATCAGTACTCGGGAGTTATGTGTGAGCCCATAAAATTGACAGAAAAGTCCAAAAAACATCAAATGTCGACTGTCATTATAG GTTGCAGCACAAGTTTGGGGACACTATTTGCACTACTTGGTACATGGCATTTGTACAAAGTACTAGatagaagaaaaaaattaaagctAAAGCAAAAATATTTTAGAAGGAACGGAGGGTTACTTCTACAGCAGCAATTATCTAGAAATGAAGGTAACATTGAGAAACTAAGGCTATTTGGTTCGAAGGAGTTGGAAAAGGCAACGGACCACTATAACAAGAATCGAGTCCTTGGTCAAGGTGGTCAAGGAACTGTTTATAAAGGAATGTTGGCGGATGGAAGCATTGTCGCTGTTAAAAAATCTAAATTGATGGAAGAGAAGATAATAGATAAAACAAAGCTTGAACAATTCATAAATGAGGTGATGATTTTATCACAAATTAACCATAGAAATGTGGTTAAGCTTTTAGGGTGTTGTCTTGAGACAAAAGTCCCTTTGCTAGTGTATGAATTTATCCCGAATGGGACACTTTATCACTTCATAAATCAGCCAAATGAAGAGTTCCCGATATGGAAAATGCGTTTACGGATTGCAATTGAAATTGCAAATGCTTTATCCTACTTGCATTCAGCTGCTTCTATCCCTATTTATCATCGAGACATTAAATCTAGCAACATACTTTTGGATGATAAGTACAAAGCAAAAGTGTCAGATTTCGGAATATCAAGATCGGTTGCACTTGAGCAAACTCATGTGACCACTCGAGTACAAGGAACTTTCGGATACTTGGATCCAGAGTATTTTCGATCAAGTAAATTTACAGAAAAGAGTGATGTGTATAGTTTTGGAGTTGTTCTTGTTGAACTTATAACAGGACAAAAACCCATCAGTTCAAGTGAATCAAAGGAAGTGGTGAGAAGCTTGGCAAATTTTTTTCTGCTCTCAATGAAGGAGAATTCCTTGCTCAACGTTGTTGATCCGATGGTAATGAATGGTAATGCAAAAGAAGAAATTGTAGCAGTTGCTAAGCTAGCCAAAAGATGCTTGAATTTCAAAGGAAAGAAAAGACCTACAATGAAACAAGTTGCATTAGAGCTGGAGTGGATTAGATCATCAGAAGAAGCTAATGCCATTCAACAAAGTGCAGATGAAGATTCTAATACGGATGAAATGACCGAAGCTTTGGGTGTTGCTTCCTTTTCAAC TATCATTCGTAAAACCCTAATGAGGAAAGAG ATAACTGGTGAAACGGTAGGGGAAGTGAAACCAGTCAGCAACATGCACCAAAGAAAAGAAGCAATGGCCAACCATTTTGATTGTTTTATTGCCCTACCAG GTGGGTATGGTCCGTATGGAACTTTGGAGGAGTTACTGGAAGTGATAACCTGGGTTCAGTTGGGTATCCATAACAAACCT GTGGGCTTGCTTAATATTGATCGCTATTATGATAATCTATTGGCTTTCATCGACAAAGCCGTGGATGATGAGTTTGTCAAACCTTCCGAACGCCACATCATTGTCTCTACACCAAACGCCAAAGAATTAATCCAGAAGCTTGAG GAGTACGTGCCTGTGCATAATGGAATAATAGCCAAGGCAAGTTGGGAGGTTGAGCAGCAGCAGCAACAAGTGCCGCAATAG
- the LOC128290670 gene encoding wall-associated receptor kinase-like 6, translated as MGVSFVFYFILQLPWLIGPATSLEAGDSGCSETCGTVSIPYPFGIKRGCYAYNNSWFRVTCNETADGPKPFITRINLELLGKFWRDNKVVTINNPVTYLNCGDKGNNSTISPSSVNLQGTPFFFSNQHNTFGSIGCGNLATIFRNNQIDPIVSCVQHSCGDPSLGFGGCYALISEQFTSYTTSIAEVKNPAGSKRCASAFVFDSNKLPSWKISINTTHVPAILEWNPCDLEGHYLLSSLHYYYFFLLFD; from the coding sequence ATGGGCGTTAGTTTTGTGTTTTACTTCATCCTGCAGCTACCATGGCTTATAGGACCGGCAACATCGCTCGAAGCAGGCGATTCTGGGTGTAGTGAAACATGCGGGACTGTTTCTATTCCGTACCCATTCGGAATAAAAAGGGGTTGCTATGCCTATAACAATTCATGGTTCAGAGTAACTTGTAATGAAACCGCTGATGGGCCAAAACCTTTCATCACTCGCATCAATCTGGAGCTACTTGGTAAATTTTGGCGGGACAATAAAGTCGTCACCATCAACAATCCGGTAACTTATCTAAATTGCGGCGATAAAGGAAACAATAGTACCATTTCTCCATCAAGTGTCAACCTACAAGGCACCCCGTTTTTCTTCTCAAATCAACACAACACATTCGGATCTATAGGTTGCGGCAATCTGGCTACTATTTTTCGCAACAATCAAATCGATCCAATCGTTAGCTGCGTACAGCACAGTTGTGGCGACCCGAGTTTGGGGTTCGGTGGCTGTTATGCTCTAATTTCGGAACAGTTCACTTCCTATACAACAAGCATAGCAGAGGTGAAAAACCCTGCAGGGAGCAAGAGATGTGCATCTGCCTTCGTGTTTGATTCTAACAAATTACCATCATGGAAGATAAGCATCAATACCACGCATGTTCCTGCAATTCTCGAGTGGAATCCATGTGATTTGGAAGGTCATTATCTACTATCTTcacttcattattattatttttttcttttgtttgattAA
- the LOC128290624 gene encoding uncharacterized protein LOC128290624, with protein MATINSIKLLGEDFSDSRAVEKVITTLPERFESKISSLEDSRDLTTIYLSELVNSLYALEQRRANRQEEHLEGAFQAKIRKSSGSSQKGKKPWLDKREKPRREAGKRRFPPCVHLYKKKWKAPAQQQIQAQAAEDLQAQEEHVFTASGFATSSKVICNWLVDNGCAHHMAADESLFKDLNRSFASKVKIGNENLIEAKGNGNVVINTGSGNKVISDVLFVKVISDVLFVPDIDQNLLNLEKKAYTSLADNAGLWHRRLGHANFRSLDLLHKLNLVDDMSKVEARETVYKVCQLGKQARLPFPVNQAWRAREKLELVHSDKSEVFDTFSRFKALVENQSDCKIKALRIDNGTEYLSERFQKLCEQAGIHHQLTTVYTPQQNGACERKNMIVMDVARCLLFQSKLPGKIWAEAVNTSLYLLNKLPTRAVKEKTPFEAWYGLKPSVSHLKVIGCVCYVLIPAERRTKLERRYVIDASQFEEDQFDISLDPAESELGNADIDDPPVRGTRTIADIYHRCNIAIVEPLSYEETARNKYWKKAMEAELDTIHKNETWDLAPRAWYDKVDAYLSRLRFEKSLSEPTLYVKKTEDETLLIVSIYVDDLLVTGSKSDLINDFKTQMQEVFDMTDLGIMTCFLATRPDLIHAVSLLSRFIIVMIQHISRQLRGYLGVFCWSSKKQQTVTQSTVEAEYIVAAAAVNQAIWLRKLLFDLNEDQSEVTKIMVDNQSTVAIAKNLVFHDANWGIDVDDRRSTTGFLVWLESLLSELHVFTSRKAAMWCDNSRVVVVFANPVLHSKFKHVKLTLFFVRKKVATGKLSVGHVPAQEQVADVFSKPLLAHLVSKTLLAPSSVLHPSTLDGGRGNNKRAFQPLIKPYLKAKPSKPGQSRSGGFPLLLEFELDDGGRSSGDAIRFWKLTGRVFAILVQNDERCQVSGPGTGEATKEGVRTGAAHMEELGFSFS; from the exons ATGGCCACTATCAATAGCATAAAGCTACTTGGTGAAGATTTCAGTGATAGCAGGGCTGTTGAAAAGGTTATCACCACACTCCCTGAGAGATTTGAGTCTAAAATCTCATCACTCGAGGATTCAAGGGATTTAACAACCATTTATTTGTCTGAATTGGTAAACTCCCTTTATGCACTTGAGCAGAGAAGGGCCAACAGGCAGGAAGAGCATCTTGAAGGAGCTTTCCAAGCAAAGATCAGAAAAAGCTCAGGCTCAAGTCAGAAAGGAAAGAAGCCTTGGCTAGATAAGAGGGAGAAACCAAGGAGGGAAGCAGGCAAAAGAAGGTTTCCACCATGTGTCCACT TGTACAAAAAAAAATGGAAGGCACCAGCACAGCAGCAGATCCAAGCCCAAGCTGCTGAGGACCTTCAAGCTCAGGAGGAGCATGTCTTTACTGCCTCAGGCTTTGCAACCTCAAGCAAAGTCATATGCAATTGGCTTGTGGATAATGGCTGTGCACACCACATGGCAGCTGATGAAAGTCTATTCAAAGACCTTAACAGAAGCTTTGCCTCAAAAGTTAAAATAGGCAATGAGAATTTGATTGAAGCTAAAGGCAATGGCAATGTTGTGATCAACACTGGTTCAGGTAACAAAGTTATTTCAGATGTGCTCTTTGTCAAAGTTATTTCAGATGTGCTCTTTGTACCTGACATTGACCAGAATTTACTTAAT CTTGAGAAGAAGGCTTATACAAGCCTAGCTGATAATGCTGGCCTATGGCATAGAAGACTAGGTCATGCTAATTTTAGATCACTAGATCTATTGCACAAACTGAACTTGGTAGATGATATGTCTAAAGTTGAGGCAAGGGAGACAGTTTATAAAGTTTGTCAGCTTGGTAAACAAGCTAGACTGCCTTTTCCAGTTAACCAAGCATGGAGAGCTCGAGAAAAACTTGAGCTTGTGCACTCTGAT AAGTCTGAGGTGTTTGATACCTTTAGTAGATTTAAAGCACTAGTAGAGAACCAGTCAGATTGCAAGATTAAGGCATTGAGAATTGATAATGGCACTGAATACTTGTCTGAAAGGTTTCAAAAACTTTGTGAGCAGGCAGGGATCCACCATCAGTTAACCACTGTttatactccacaacaaaatggAGCTTGTGAAAGGAAGAACATGATAGTGATGGATGTGGCCAGATGCTTGCTATTTCAAAGCAAACTTCCAGGCAAAATTTGGGCTGAGGCTGTCAATACCTCATTGTATTTACTCAACAAGCTTCCAACTCGAGCTGTGAAGGAAAAAACACCTTTTGAAGCCTGGTATGGACTCAAACCATCTGTTTCTCATCTAAAAGTGATTGGATGTGTGTGTTATGTTCTCATTCCAGCAGAAAGAAGAACCAAGCTAGAGAGAAGGTATGTTATTG ATGCAAGTCAGTTTGAAGAAGATCAGTTTGACATCAGCTTAGATCCAGCTGAAAGTGAATTAGGAAATGCAGACATTGATGATCCACCTGTGAGAGGCACCAGAACCATTGCAGATATCTACCATAGATGCAATATTGCAATAGTTGAGCCTTTGAGCTATGAAGAAACTGCAAGAAACAAATATTGGAAAAAGGCCATGGAAGCTGAGCTTGATACGATTCATAAGAATGAGACATGGGATTTG GCACCTAGAGCTTGGTATGACAAGGTTGATGCATACCTGTCTAGGCTCAGGTTTGAGAAAAGCCTGAGTGAACCAACACTCTATGTGAAGAAGACTGAAGATGAAACTTTACTGATTGTTTCAATCTATGTGGATGATTTACTAGTAACTGGAAGCAAAAGTGATTTGATCAATGATTTTAAGACACAAATGCAAGAGGTGTTTGACATGACAGACTTGGGAATCATGACATGCTTCCTTG CAACTAGACCTGACCTTATCCATGCTGTTAGTTTATTATCAAGATTCATCATTGTtatgatacaacacatttcaaggCAGCTAAGAGGATACTTAG GAGTCTTTTGCTGGAGCTCAAAGAAGCAACAAACAGTTACTCAATCCACAGTTGAAGCAGAGTACATTGTAGCAGCAGCAGCAGtgaatcaagccatttggcttagAAAGTTGTTATTTGATTTGAATGAAGATCAAAGTGAAGTCACTAAGATTATGGTTGATAATCAATCAACAGTTGCCATAGCTAAAAATCTAGTCTTCCATG ATGCAAATTGGGGAATTGATGTGGATGATAGGAGGTCTACTACAGGGTTTT TGGTTTGGCTAGAGTCTCTTTTGTCTGAGTTGCATGTTTTTACCTCAAGAAAGGCAGCAATGTGGTGTGATAACTCAAGAGTAGTTGTTGTATTTGCTAATCCAGTGTTGCACTCGAAGTTCAAGCATGTCAAGTTAACTTTGTTCTTTGTTCGAAAGAAAGTTGCTACTGGAAAGCTAAGTGTGGGGCATGTTCCAGCACAGGAACAAGTAGCAGATGTGTTTTCCAAACCTTTATTAGCTCATTT GGTTTCAAAAACCCTCTTAGCGCCGTCGTCGGTTCTTCATCCCTCCACCTTGGACGGTGGTCGTGGCAACAACAAACGGGCTTTTCAGCCCTTGATTAAGCCATATTTGAAGGCCAAACCTTCAAAGCCTGGGCAATCGAGATCGGGAGGCTTCCCCCTCCTTTTGGAGTTCGAACTCGACGATGGAGGGAGGAGTTCCGGTGACGCGATTCG ATTTTGGAAGTTAACAGGGCGGGTTTTCGCTATTTTGGTGCAAAACGACGAAAGGTGCCAGGTCTCGGGACCAGGCACTGGCGAGGCGACCAAAGAGGGCGTACGAACGGGTGCGGCGCACATGGAGGAGTTAGGGTTTTCGTTTAGCTAA